The region ttcttcatgcACTATTGGAAAAGCTATTAACATGCAGGAAAGCAGTGTCTGCTATTATTACAGTGTTTAGTTGCATGTTACCAGTGGAACCAGTAGGAGGTGCTGTAACTGAGCTTCCAGCCGAGCTGCATTACTGCAGAAAAGGAACAGAAGTTCCCAAGGACATTTGAGATGAAACAGAAGgggaaacattttattatattaggCTTTGAACCATAAAATGAATCCAAAAACAGatataaatgattattttgGGAGTTTTAATGACCCTGTGTGCTTAATCAGAGCTGAGATTTAGAAGAATATAActtgggctgcaactaacaataatcttcattatcaattaatatgCTGATTAGTTAGtcatttggtctgtaaaatgccTGACCACAGTGAATAATGTCCATCAGCCTGACATGTTGTTGTCACATTGCCTGTTTCGTTCAATTAATATCCAAACATATTGAACTTATTATCACACAAGATCAAGAATCGCAGCAAATCATCACAAATGATGTGATATGTTTGGGATTTTCTAATTTAAAAACCACgtcaataaataatcaattatcaaaatagatgcatattgttttttctatttgaaTTATTGACtatttgttgcagctttaattcaaCATAGCCACTATAAGGTCAAGTTGTACCTGAAATACAAGTGCAATGAACACAAAGCCAAGCATCATTCTGATGATCcagatgtattattatttatgcatCTGGATCATCTCATATGCACAGTACAAGTTTTCGAGGAACTCATACTGCACAAAATAAGCTCTGCTGTTGAGCCCATTCATTCTTAAATGTGAGTAGGTGGGCTGAAAAGTACCAAAGACAAAAGAGTTGTTCAACCAGATTCCTGTCAAACAAGCGGGACTTAAGTACGACTGTATGGAGAGAGCTGTTGTTATTTAATATGTGCAACTGGCACGACTGAGTATTACTTCTGTAGAGCGCTGCATATGCGGCATTATTCTTCCTAACTTCAAAGGATGAGTTGCCTCAAGGATTTTACAAATCAGCTGCAGACATTAAAGACTCAGATATTAATTCAGACCGCAGATAGAAACTCCTCCAACAAAGGTCCCCAACAGAGGGTAAGTTTTCAAACTGACATTTCTCCTTGAATATTTTTCCAATCATATTCAATATGTGACATGAATTTTAAATCTATGTCAGTGTAGATTTTGCAGAAGTTATTCATAAAACTAAATCAGCTAATTGTTTGAATGGACAACAGAAATATTTTCCTtaatcttcctctcttttcttctctcttgtcTTCGTCAGGGGTCGGGGGGGATTCCTCTGACCAGGAAGGTGTGTTACGCTGTAGGTGGTGTCCCATATCAGATCACTAACGTGGCTATCGGTGTTTCCCTGCAGATTTTCCTTCTGGATGTTGTGCAGGTAAAGTTAAAGTTGTACTTATATTAGTGTACAATTAAACAGTTTAGTTTCTCACCTTGTAAATACAGTTCTATTAAAGGGGACACatgatgctttttgtgattttctttcctttatatACTGTGATAATGTCGGATATTTAtgtaaacatggtcaaagttccaaactTTTAGGTGAATGCatgtaaaaatgtcatcttcaagtcaaaagccaggctgTCAACCTGCGCTGAACACAAAGTCACCTCTACTTCCCCATCGAACTGACGTCACATGGTTTGCAAATACCCCAAAAACAACAGATTGTTCAGTAGTCtgtgttgctaaggttgttcatGATGTCCACTGGCATGTTTCGGATCAGATTCAGACTCAAACATGTagggatgtatttgagaagtttccatatCAAGTTAAGAAACAGAGTCCAAAAAAAGATAAGCAGAATTCAACTACTACATTGGGAGGGAAGCCTTAAAGcaacaggagctaaaacggtctgtttcagacagaggctgaactgaggggaaCTGATcagaaagtaaaaaataaatgcaattatACAAAGTTATATACAATAAAGttacataaattaaatacaaaggtttttttaaactataaatcatGCACAAATATTCCAGTAAAGCCGAAGCAGTAGTAGCAGATATTCTTGTAGTTTTAAGATCTGAATTACATATTCTTCCAGATGGAGGCTTTCTATGTGTCCATGATTTTATTCTTGAGTCGAGCCTGGGATGCTGTGACTGACCCTCTGGTTGGATATCTGGTGAGCCGCAGCAAATGGACACCCATCGGCAAACTCACTCCATGGTTGGTGGACCTACATCACATGTTATCTTGAATTAAGCTACAATTCAACCCTCTTCCCCGCCTGGCGTTTATTCACCACAGAGCCATCAATGTTTATCACACAGGCTGGTTCTCTCCACGCCGTTTGGTGTCCTGTCCTATCTGCTGCTGTGGTTTGTGCCACAAGGCTCGACGTCTCAGGCTCTCAGTGTGCTGTGGGTCCTCACAACAGCCTGCCTGTTTGAAACCCTCATGAGTGTAAGTCAGTGTGTTGCAGGCACTTCTCACTCCTTTTCCCCCATCTCCCATCTCACTGTGTGTAcacctttaaaaagcagctcaTAACCCATTTGTTCAAactttctattttctatttattctgtctttgattgttttatgtctgtgtgcatgtatgtttttgctttatctcctctgtgaagcactttgtgacgtCTCTGCTATTGAAAGGTGTTAAAGTTActtactactaataatactaataataatttgtatagcaccttttaatagaagaaatgcagctcaaagaaATTACAGGAGCATTAGGAGCATAGagcattctttaaaaaaaaaaacaccaaaaaagaaacaatgtagTATATGATGGAAACTAGAAAtagtaataattttaaaatagtaaatataatacatagtaaaagtagctaaaaaatggaataaatacaacatagaaaatcaagtaaaatacaacattttaaaagaagttcagTAGTGCATCAGAGTGAAGATGACTGTCAGGAAAACTAATAAAAAGCTAAAGTGAAGGAGTAAGTTTTCCATCAGGTCACTATCTTGTGCTTCAATGTACTTTCGCCCTCacgcttttttctttttcatgtcaCCATGGCGACAGCATTtcataccactctcatgtcacCGTCAGTGCTGCCATTTTGCTCCGAGCTGTGTCACCATGGCTACTGAGTTTTCACACTGCTTGAGTGCTGGCAGTTGGcgacatgttttttttgcccccccccccccccccccccccctgtcatCCATTAACAGTGCTACAACGTCCCTTACCTCTCACTCAACATGTTCCTGGGGGGAgatcagagagacagagactcTGCCACAGCCTACAGTAAGAAGAGACTCACActcaagtggaaaaaaacacacacagagcctaaataaaatgtgtcttcatCACACTGCTCGTCtgcctcattctctctctctctctgtgtgtctcatcTTGTGCAGGAATGAGTGTGGAGATGGTGGCGATGCTGCTGGCTTCTGTCATTCAGGGGCGCGTTGTATCTGTGTACAACACTGAAAAGCAGGAGGCCTGTCTGCAGCAGGACCAGGATCATGAAACCCCTCCAAGCTCATCTCCACTACTTCAGGAAACGGTGGATACAGCTGATAAAATGCAGCCAAAcatctacatttaaaaaaaatccctcccATACTATACTTTAGCAGCCTACAGCAGCATTGTTTTGGCATTGTGCAGGTTTAGTCCCAGGGATATCTTGTTACCCTGTAATTTAGTACTCTTAGCTCAGCttagtctgtgtttgtgttctcagGCTTGTCTCCTAAGTAATTACGCAACAACATTTGGTTAAGGAGAAGCTAATTAGAGTTAATGGAattatataagtgtgtgtgcaaaaacaaacaattacagttaaattatgttaaatttAAAGAGGGGATTATTATGTCAGATTAAAGGaatggtttgacattttgagaaatacgtctgtttgctttcttgcagagagttaaATGAATCAGTTAAATGCTGATATAACTCTGTTATATGTCTGTAAGTTGGAGCCAATGGGTTAGcgtagcttagcataaataATTACAACAAGGAGAAACAGCTAGCATGGCTCTCTctgtagataaaaaaaatatcagccTAGCAGCATGTCTAAAAGTCTCTAATTAACACTTACATACAGTTCATATACTGACACCTCACAGTATGCCCTTAACAAGTCcttaattagtctctatactaatcttttttttaaattcataaatacctcatcagtcattattaAATGGGTGATTAATCTTtcagctttcagagagcagagacagtGTCCTCTTTATGTTTTACATGGGGAAAACTTACTAACTAATAATCTCATTATAATGTGGTTTTATGTTATCTAAGACAGGAGGACATAACATGTGTCATGATATCAGTGaagaatgatgaatgatgaatattatttaatgtgaagaaacagaatttttgaataaatattggTCAAATTTAATCTGGAGCACCTTCTGTGTACAAAATTGTGTATCAGTATCTTGGCTATTTCAAATCATCAAATTTGAGGCCAAAATAATggtatttaatatgtttttactgattcaaatgtaaaaataggtcaaatttgcCCTGAAtggtatgtaagggttaacacatttatgctaagctaactgtttCATATTCAACAGACACATATGACAGTGTTATCagtcttttcatctaactctttgaaagaaaacaaataaaagtatcTCCCAAGATGAATGACTACATTCATGGAAGTGTTGATAATAATgctacaaaacaacaaaacttcTAAAGTCACCCGTAACATATGGATCACTTTACAGAATAGCACACATTTTACACAGGAGGGACCATTTACTTGTGTTTTCAAGCCTCTGGGGGAAATGTTTGATTGCagcatatgttttatttatctataaatgtttttatttgtgtatttcgCCCCCAGCAAAGGGCTTTCCTGACCTCAGCTTTGGTCTTAGGCGCGCTGTTTTTCCTCTGTAGCCTGGTTCTCTTTCTGGGAGTGAAGGAACAGCGAGGTGAGTCATTCAGAGGCAGCCAATGTTCAGATATATACTATAAATAAGAATATGTCGTTTTAAAATATGAGGTAACATGACATAAATCAGAGAacttaatataaaaaattaacGTTATGGTTCAATGTTGAGTTCATGGAAAGCCTTTTACATCTTCTGTAAAGGGAATCTGTGTgtaattttgtacatttctggtatttcactccttccttcctttgactgtggttttcttttcagctccactctgctctgatgaCAAAGTACGACCGGCGTATCTGACCTCTCTTAAGCTGCTGATATGCCACATTCCTTACCAGCGGCTGGTGCTTGGCTTTGTGTTCAGTGCACTTGCATTTCAGGTACAACTTGAGCTCGTAGTGGCTTTGTTGCATTCCTTTAAACCTCCAGTGAAGTACAGAGAGAGAACTCCTGAGATCTAataagatcattttaaaatcttttcaaTGTGCATTTAATGACTATCAAagcataataaaataaaatgttccccatctgtttttcttttccagatGTCCTTGGGTAATTTTGCCCTTTTTTGCAGTCATGCAGCTGGACTGGGGGCCCAGTTCCAGCACCTcctactggttttactggtaAGATGCAACTAACATGAAtaacacacactgctggctTAGATGTTTGTGAATGCAATATTTTAATAGCTTTCagagattttcacaaatttcacatcAAAAGACAAGACGCACAAAAAGGTGTCGTTATTTTCACAGGCTTCTGCTTCAATAGCAGTTCCTTTGTGGCAAGTTGTTCTTCTGAGAATCGGGAAAAAAGCCACACTTTTCATCGGACTTTCAGTAAGAAATCAATTCCCTGCACAATAAACTGagagataaaaatgattttccaCCCCTTGACTCTCCTTCTTACCTGTGTGGCCTGTTTATGTCTCCCGCAGCTCTTCATCCCTGCTGTGATCATAGTCGCCTGCGTTCCCAGCAACCTGCCAGTCTTCATGACTATGTGCACTCTGATGGGATTCAGCGTGGCGACCATATTCTTGCTACCCTGGTGAGTCAGTTCTCAGCGAGGACACAAAGTTCTCAGTCCTCTCCGAGGCCCCTGTCACATCCAATCAGGATCAAAACCGAATGCACATGAATCATTCACATCACCCCTACCTGACCCTGGCAACTGATGAATATTCTGGCAGTTATCTGTTTTGCTGACTGGTCAGTTCTCCTCATTTAGAGCTGTAACaaatagtcaattaatcaattagttctCAACTATTAATTTAATGACCAACTATTTAGTCATTTAGGGTCATTTTTTAGGAAAAAAGTGTCTGATACTGAAACCAGCTGCACGGAATCAAAGCAGATGATTATCTTATGGTTGCTACACTAAACGCCACAACAGTGTTAATTTTTTGTAAACTGGGTTTTAATATATCTATATGCCCCAAAACAGGGATGTAGATTAGAGATAAAATGATCTCTAATCAACTATTATGGTAATCGATTACCCATTTTGagtctttattttaaaggaaatatGCTCAAATTCTCTGGTTCAGGCTTcaaatatgtgaatattttctggtttcttaagTATCTATGAGAATAAACTGAGTATTTTTGGGTGTCATGTGAGgatgtcatcttgggctttgggaaacaatggtcaacattttcaccattttctgacattttttagaccaaaaaaatggattaattgaggaaataaattacatattaaTTGATAATATAATCATAAATTGCAGCCCTAAAACTGACATGTACTTCTGATATGTGATATGTCGGCTTGTTCTGTATCTGCTACAGGTCGATGCTCCCAGATGTGCTGGATGACTTTGCTGTGAGACACCCCTCCTGCAAAGACCTGGAGCCGCTGTTTTTCTCCTGTTATGCCTTCTGCAGTAAGCTGGCAGGAGGGCTCTCTGTGGGAATCTCAACTATGACTCTGCAGTGAGTCAATCTGCCATCCACTCGCTCTAGGTGTTACATGTGTAGGCCTTCATCTGTTAGTCTGTCACATTTTTGTTTCTCGCCTTGCCTCTGCAGGTTCGTGGGCTACACAGCGGGTGCCTGTAACCATGGTGAAGGAGTGGTGACAGCTCTGATTGTGCTGTTCTCACCAGTTCCCATCACACTTCTGCTGATAGGGATGATATTCTTTCGCTCTTACCCGATCAATGAGAGGCAATGTTTGCAGCTCCAGGAACAATTGACCACAGTTCAGTAAGTGGCTGTTTGGTGTCTGACATGTAGTTGTTAAAGTCACAGTGAGaatctgtctctttttggtcatttcaaaaaggaaaaagccTTTCTGGGTCTGGATATCTAAAAGCCAATCATATTTATTAGTAGTGAATCTGTTTTCCAGAGCCTTAAATTCTTCTCTTGGTTGCATTTGTCAGCATTACCTCAACAGCACAAGTCAATGAGCTATTAAAAGAATAGATCAACCTTTTGGGAAACAAGCTTATTTTGTTTCTCAttaagagttaaatgagaatATTAATGCCGCTCTTACATTTTCGCATTAAATATTAACCTAACAGCCAggagctggttagcttagctttgaACAAAGACTGGAAATACAGTGAAACAATTATTCAGGCTCTGTCTAccatcacttttaaagctccGTAACAAACATGTTATAGTTTGTTTAATCCCTAAATTGTGGTTTTACAAGAGGAGAATGCGTGAGATTATTTCTTGGCCTGGAGAAGTGACTTCCTGCCGCCTCCGCTGGATGACTCCAGAAAGTCAAATTATTAATGACAAGAAAATGTAACTAGGATGATAAACTTACACCTCCAAGTGTCCCATTAGGATTTGACTCTCTAATCAACATTTGGGCGGTTACTTGTTAAGTTCTGGCTTCACAGAACCTAAAGGGGACGTTGGTACCCTTTTTCGTGGTAAACCTTGGCACAACACTGTCTCTAGTCTGGTGGGTGAGACTTCCCAAATACTATAAAGATCTTTGAGATACTCAGGGGCTTTGTTGTTATCTAATGTTGTGACCATACTGAGTTGGAGTTGTAAATGCTCTGTCTTTCAACACTAGTGGTTTGAAATGCTTTTCTCCTAACATGTTGTCTTAGGTTCAAATCCATCACAACTCTGACTAACTTGGTCTGACAGATGATTTGTCTTTAAAACAATAGtccaacattttgggaaataaacttatttggtattttgcttgtgtttgatgagaagattgattTACTAGCTGGGAGTCAAtgagcttagcttagcattaagactggaaacaaggggaaacagctagcggTAATTAGCTCACTTTAGAGGTGCTGCTAGGGCagactttttaaactttggacagagccaggtaAGCTGTTTCCTGCATAGTTAATGCTCAgagtgatatcaatct is a window of Scomber scombrus chromosome 10, fScoSco1.1, whole genome shotgun sequence DNA encoding:
- the mfsd2al2 gene encoding sodium-dependent lysophosphatidylcholine symporter 1-B-like → MSCLKDFTNQLQTLKTQILIQTADRNSSNKGPQQRGSGGIPLTRKVCYAVGGVPYQITNVAIGVSLQIFLLDVVQMEAFYVSMILFLSRAWDAVTDPLVGYLVSRSKWTPIGKLTPWLVLSTPFGVLSYLLLWFVPQGSTSQALSVLWVLTTACLFETLMSCYNVPYLSLNMFLGGDQRDRDSATAYRMSVEMVAMLLASVIQGRVVSVYNTEKQEACLQQDQDHETPPSSSPLLQETQRAFLTSALVLGALFFLCSLVLFLGVKEQRAPLCSDDKVRPAYLTSLKLLICHIPYQRLVLGFVFSALAFQMSLGNFALFCSHAAGLGAQFQHLLLVLLASASIAVPLWQVVLLRIGKKATLFIGLSLFIPAVIIVACVPSNLPVFMTMCTLMGFSVATIFLLPWSMLPDVLDDFAVRHPSCKDLEPLFFSCYAFCSKLAGGLSVGISTMTLQFVGYTAGACNHGEGVVTALIVLFSPVPITLLLIGMIFFRSYPINERQCLQLQEQLTTVHSGFTEPKGDVGTLFRGKPWHNTVSSLPRNCIIITIIIRPKRNHSAAGHSAAASCWCDINFTL